The following are encoded in a window of Camelus ferus isolate YT-003-E chromosome 28, BCGSAC_Cfer_1.0, whole genome shotgun sequence genomic DNA:
- the IL1A gene encoding interleukin-1 alpha, translated as MQSWPRLLHSQQKAKEPDSGHSFQRDERVISLSLESAENMQKMAKVPDLFEDLKNCYSENEEYGSEIDHLSLNQKSFYDASYEPLQEDCMDKLMSLSTSETSKTSKLTFKESVVMVASNGKILKKRRLSLNQFITNDDLEAIANDTEEEIIKPRSVPYNLQSNVKYNYMRIVNHQCILNDALNRSIIRDPSGQYLMAAVLNNLDDAVKFDMGAYTSEEDSQLPVTLRISKTRLFVSAQNEDEPVLLKEMPETPKTITDETNLLFFWEKHGSKDYFKSAAHPKLFIATKQEELVHMAKGLPSITDFQILENQS; from the exons ATGCAATCATGGCCACGCCTACTCCACAGCCAACAAAAGGCAAAGGAGCCTGACTCGGGCCACAGTTTCCAGAGAGACGAGCGAGTCATTTCATTGTCGCTCGAGTCGGCAGAG AATATGCAGAAGATGGCCAAAGTCCCCGACCTCTTTGAAGACCTGAAGAACTGTTACAG tgaaaatgaaGAATACGGTTCTGAAATTGACCATCTCTCTCTGAATCAG AAGTCCTTCTATGATGCAAGCTATGAGCCACTTCAAGAGGACTGCATGGACAAACTGATGTCTCTGAGTACCTCTGAAACCTCTAAGACATCCAAGCTTACCTTCAAGGAGAGTGTGGTGATGGTGGCAAGCAATGGAAAGATTCTGAAGAAGAGACGGCTGAGCTTAAATCAGTTCATCACCAATGATGACCTAGAAGCCATTGCCAATGACACAGAAGAAG AAATTATCAAGCCCAGATCAGTACCTTACAACCTGCAGAGCAACGTGAAATACAACTATATGAGGATCGTCAACCACCAGTGCATCCTGAATGACGCCCTCAATCGAAGTATAATTCGAGACCCGTCAGGTCAATACCTCATGGCTGCCGTGTTAAACAACCTGGACGACGCAG TGAAATTTGACATGGGTGCTTATACATCAGAAGAGGATTCTCAACTTCCTGTGACTCTAAGAATCTCAAAAACACGGCTGTTTGTGAGTGCTCAAAATGAAGACGAACCTGTGTTGCTGAAG GAGATGCCTGAGACACCCAAAACCATCACAGATGAGACCAATCTCCTCTTCTTCTGGGAAAAGCATGGCAGTAAGGACTACTTCAAATCAGCTGCCCATCCAAAATTGTTTATTGCCACAAAGCAAGAAGAACTAGTGCACATGGCAAAGGGGCTGCCCTCGATCACCGACTTTCAGATACTGGAAAACCAGTCTTGA